The Populus alba chromosome 6, ASM523922v2, whole genome shotgun sequence genome contains a region encoding:
- the LOC118037623 gene encoding cytoplasmic 60S subunit biogenesis factor REI1 homolog 1, with protein MPGLTCNACNKEFDDDAEQKLHYKSEWHRYNLKRKVAGVPGVTEALFVARQSAIAKEKEKNETPMLYSCVLCNKGYRSSKAHDQHLKSRSHILRASQGTNQEEENTVIKPLPRREVNKRVVQREAEARESEESEDEWEEVDSDEELVAETTKSLTGLNVNEMASLDDIVEDDEDDVLLDPSCCFVCDQEHDNIESCMVHMHKQHGFFIPDVEYLKDPQGLLTYLGLKVKRDFMCLYCNDKRQPFNSLEAVRKHMEAKSHCKVHYGDGDEDEEAELEDFYDYSSSYVAEDGRQLVASGDMANTAELGSGGSELIITTKSGSKVSSKTLGSREYLRYYRQKPRPSHANHIAIAAALASRYRSMGLTTVQSREQMVRMKVMKQVSRSAEAMRTKINMKNNVIWNLPKNVPY; from the exons atgCCAGGATTAACTTGTAACGCTTGTAATAAAGAATTCGATGATGATGCTGAACAAAAACTCCACTACAAGTCTGAATGGCACCGTTACAATCTTAAACGAAAG GTTGCTGGTGTTCCCGGAGTGACTGAAGCGCTGTTTGTGGCTAGACAGTCTGCAATTgctaaagagaaagagaagaatgaAACCCCTATGCTTTATAGCTGTGTTCTATGTAACAAGGGATATCGAAGTTCCAAAGCTCATGATCAGCACCTTAAATCAAGGAGCCATATACTGCGAGCTTCTCAAGGAACAAACCAGGAAGAGGAGAATACTGTGATTAAACCGCTTCCTCGGCGGGAGGTGAATAAGCGTGTTGTGCAAAGGGAGGCAGAAGCTAGAGAAAGTGAAGAGAGTGAGGATGAGTGGGAAGAAGTTGATTCGGATGAAGAGTTGGTTGCTGAGACCACAAAGTCTTTGACTGGTTTGAATGTAAATGAGATGGCCTCCCTCGATGATATTGTTgaggatgatgaagatgatgtgTTGTTGGATCCATCTTGTTGCTTCGTGTGTGATCAAGAGCATGATAACATAGAAAGCTGCATGGTTCACATGCATAAGCAGCATGGGTTCTTTATTCCTGATGTTGAGTATTTGAAGGATCCACAGGGTCTTCTTACTTATCTTGGTCTCAAG GTGAAGAGGGACTTCATGTGTTTGTACTGCAATGACAAGCGTCAACCTTTCAACAGCTTGGAAGCAGTTAGGAAGCATATGGAAGCAAAAAGTCACTGCAAAGTACATTACGGTGATGGTGATGAGGATGAGGAAGCTGAGTTAGAAGACTTCTATGATTATAGCAGCAG CTATGTGGCTGAGGATGGTAGACAACTTGTTGCATCAGGTGACATGGCCAACACTGCTGAACTTGGTAGTGGTGGTTCAGAGCTAATTATAACCACAAAATCTGGTAGTAAAGTATCATCCAAAACACTAGGTTCCCGAGAATACTTGCGCTATTATCGCCAGAAGCCACGACCATCGCATGCAAATCATATAGCCATTGCTGCTGCACTTGCGTCCAG ATACCGGAGCATGGGGTTGACAACTGTCCAGTCAAGAGAGCAAATGGTGAGGATGAAAGTGATGAAGCAAGTGAGTCGATCAGCAGAGGCCATGCGGACCAAAATTAACATGAAGAATAACGTTATTTGGAACCTGCCCAAGAACGTCCCATATTAG